The genomic region CTGTATTCTAAACCAGAGCGAATTTCAACCTTTCAGTTAAGAGAGGGACGACTTCCTCAGTCAGACAAGGAAATCGCTTTGGCTACTCATTTGCAAGGCCAATACAGCGTGGGACAGGAGATTAGTTTTAAAGAAAAAGAAGAGGGTCATTCCTCTTTAAAAGATCATACTTATACCATTACTGGTTTTGTAGATTCAGCTGAAATCCTCTCCCAGCGAGATATGGGCTACGCAGCAAGTGGAAGCGGAACTCTGACAGCCTATGGGGTGATTTTGCCTAGCCAATTTGATCAGAAAGTCTATAATATAGCACGCTTGAAATATCAAGATTTAGCAGGCTTAAATGCTTTTTCATCAGCTTATGAAGAGAAATCCAAGCAACATCAGGAAGACCTTGAACAAGCTTTGTCAGATAATGGCAAGAAACGTCTGCAATTCTTGAAAAAAGAAGGGCAAGAATCTATCGATAAGGGGCAAGAGACCCTTGATAAGGCTGAGACTAATCTGCAGGAAGCCAAGCGTCGTTTAGCAGCTGCTCAAGCTCGTTTACAGGCTCAGGAAAGTCAACTAGCCTTGTTGCCTCAAGCTCAGAGAGAGCAGGCCAGTGCTCAACTTACCCAAGCTAAGCAGGAATTGAGTAAGGAAGAGGATAAACTAAAGCAGGCTGAACAAAATTTAGCCCAAGAAAAGGAAAAATTAGAAAAACATCAGCAAGTCTTGGATGATTTGGCGGAGCCCAAGTATCAAGTCTATAATCGGCAAACCATGCCTGGCGGTCAAGGCTACCTCATGTACAGTAATGCTTCAGCCAGTATTCGGGCAGTGGGCAATATCTTTCCTGTAGTGCTTTATGCCGTAGCGGCTATGGTGACCTTCACAACTATGACTCGTTTTGTGGATGAAGAGCGAACACATGCAGGGATTTTTAAGGCCTTGGGCTATCGTAGCAAGGATATTATTGCCAAGTTTCTCCTTTACGGTCTAGTAGCTGGGACTGTCGGAACGGCTCTAGGTAGCATACTTGGACATTATTTACTAGCCGGTGTGATTTCAAGTGTTATTACAAAAGGTATGGTAGTGGGAAAAACCCAGATTCAGTTCTATTGGACCTATAGCTTACTGGCTCTTGTCTTGAGTTGGTTGGCGAGTGTGTTACCAGCCTACTTGGTAGCTCGGAGGGAACTTCACGATGAAGCAGCCCAGCTTTTACTGCCTAAACCTCCTGTTAAAGGAGCCAAAATCTTACTGGAACGTCTCAGTTTTATCTGGCGCCGTCTCAGTTTTACTCATAAGGTAACAGCCCGCAATATCTTCCGTTATAAGCAGCGGATGTTGATGACGATCTTTGGTGTGGCAGGTTCTGTAGCTCTGCTTTTTGCAGGTTTGGGAATCCAATCCTCTGTAGCAGGAGTTCCGTCTAAACAGTTTCAACAAATCCAACAGTATCAGATGATTGTCTCTGAAAATCCTAGTGCGACCAATCAGGACAAGGTAAATCTAGAAGAAGTGTTGAAAGGGCAGGACATCAAAGCCTATCAGAAAATTTATTCTAAGACGCTAGACAAGGATTTCAAAGGTAAGGCTGGTCTTCAAACCATTACTCTTATGATGACAGATAAGGAGGATTTGACTCCCTTTATCCATCTGCAAGACCATCAGCAAGAGTTGACATTAAAAGATGGAGTTGTCATCACAGCTAAACTAGCCCAGTTGGCAGGTGTCAAGGTTGGGCAGAGTCTAGAAATTGAAGGTAAGGAGCTAAAGGTCACTGCCATTACTGAGAACTACGTTGGTCACTTTATTTATATGAGTCAGGCTAGCTATGAGCAAATTTACGGACAGTTACCCCAAGTCAACACTTATCTGGTTATGCTAAGGGATACCAGTGCTACTAGTATTGAAAGGCAGGCAGGCTTACTTATGAATCAAGCTGCGGTGTCCAGCGTTGTCCAAAATGCTTCAGCCATTCGACTCTTTGACTCCGTCGCTAGCTCACTCAATCAGACTATGACCATCTTGGTCATCGTATCGGTTCTGTTGGCTATTGTTATCCTTTACAATCTGACCAATATCAACGTAGCTGAGAGAATCCGTGAACTCTCCACTATCAAGGTTCTTGGCTTTCATAATAATGAAGTCACCCTCTACATTTACCGTGAGACGATTGTGCTGTCCCTTGTGGGAATCGTACTTGGTTTGGTATCTGGTTTCTATTTACATCAATTTTTGATTCAAATGATTTCGCCTGCTACTATTCTCTTTTATCCGCAGGTAGGCTGGGAAGTCTATGTAATCCCAGTGGCAGCAGTAAGCATCATTTTGACCTTGCTTGGTTTCTTCGTCAATCATCATCTGAGAAAGGTTGATATGCTTGAAGCCTTGAAATCTGTAGAGTAAGGTAGTTGCTTTTATCTGATTGAACTTATATTTACTCGTAAACAAAAAATCCTCCGTTTCAAAGAGTAGGGAACTCTTTGTGACAGAGGATTTTTTCTATAGGGCTTTAGCAGCTGCAATTGTGGCTTCAAAGTTTGGTTCAGAGTTGATATTGTCCACGTATTCAACGTAGCGAATAGTATTGTCAGTATCGAGGACAAAGACTGCGCGTGCCAATAGATGCCACTCATTGATTAAGAGAGCATAATCACGTCCAAAGGAATGGTCGAAATAGTCTGAGAGCATGATGGCATTTTCAATACCTTCAGCACCGCACCAACGTTTTTGGGCAAAAGGGAGGTCCATTGAAACAGTCAAGACAACGGTATTATCCAGTCCAGCCAGTTCTTCATTAAAACGACGTGTTTGAGTTGAGCAGATGCCTGTATCGATAGAAGGAACGACACTCAAGACTTTTTTCTTCCCATCAAAATCAGCCAGAGATTTTTTAGAAAGGTCTGTTGTAGTGAGTGAAAAATCAAGTGCCTTGTCGCCGACTTGTAGTTGTTTACCTGTAAAGCTCACAGGATTTCCTAGAAAAGTTACCATAAGATACTCCAATCTTTTTTCTTCCATTTTAGCTGAAACAGTCGGAATTTTCCAATGATTTGACCGGAAATATGGGCATAGAAAAAACGCCAGCTCATGTGAGAATGACGTTTTTCAGAGGCTTATACTCAATGAAAATCAAAGAGCAAACTAGGAAGCTAGCCACAGGCTGTACTTGAGTACGGCAAGGCAACGCTGACGTGGTTTGAAGAGATTTTCGAAGAGTATTATTTTGCCAATCCTTCAGCAATCTTATCAAGATTGTATTTCATCATGTTGTAGTAGCTGTCGCCTTCTTTACCTTGTTCTGCGATAGAGTCAGTAAAGATTTGTGCGTAGATTGGGATGTTTGTGTCTTGTGAAACAGTCTTCATTGGACGGTCATCCACACTTGATTCTACAAAGAGTGATGGAACTTTTGTTTGGCGAAGTTTTTCAACCAAGGTCTTGATTTGTTCAGGAGTTCCTTCTTCTTCAGTATTGATTTCCCAGATGTAAGCACTTGGGACACCATAGGCTTTAGAGAAGTATTTGAATGCTCCTTCGCTGGTTACAATGAGTTTCTTTTCAGCAGGGATGTTATTAAATTTATCCTTACTTTCTTTATCAAGTTTGTCTAACTTATCAGTATATTCTTTGAGATTTTTTTCGTAGAATTCCTTGTTGTTAGGGTCTTTGGCGCTCAATTGTTTGGCGATATTTTTAGCAAAGATAATTCCATTTTCAAGGTTAAGCCAAGCGTGTGGGTCTTCTTTTCCTTTTTCATTTTTTCCTTCAAGGTAGATAACATCAACACCTTCACTGACTGCAAAGTAGTCTTTGTTTTCAGTCTTCTTGGCATTTTCTACCAATTTGCTAAACCAGGCATTGCCACCTGTTTCAAGGTTGATACCGTTATAGAAAATGAGGTCAGCCTCAGAAGTTTTCTTAACATCTTCAGGGAGTGGTTCGTATTCGTGTGGGTCTTGTCCAATCGGAACGATACTGTGAAGATCAATCTTGTCACCAGCAATATTTTTAGTAATATCAGCGATGATTGAGTTTGTGGCAACAACTTTTAGTTTTTGACCAGAAGCTGCATCTTTTTTTCCGCTAGCACATGCTACAAGAACAATAACGGAAAGAAAGAGAACGAATAATGTACCTAATTTTTTCATTAGATCCTCCAATTTATTGGGGGCTTTCCCCTTATTTTAACAAATGTTTATTTTTCAGTTTCAAATATCGTTGTTTAGGAGAGATAAAGAAACTGATTAAGAAGAAGCTAGCAGCTGTGAGCACGATGCTAGAACCAGCTGCTAAGTTTAAACTATAGCCGATAAAGAGTCCCAAAACTGAAGCAGTAGCTCCAAAGGTTGAGGAAAGGAAAATCATGCTTTTCAGGCTATTAGCATAAAGATAAGCAGTTGCAGCTGGGGTAATCAGCATGGCTACAATTAGGATAGTTCCGACACTTTGCATGGCTGTCACAGACACGAGAGTCAAGAGTACCATGAGAAGGTAGTGATAGAAATTGACAGGCATTCCCATGGCTTTGGCCAAGAGTTCATCAAAGGAAGTTATCAAGAGTTGCTTGAAGAAAATCCAGATTAACAAGAGAATGACTGCCCCAACACCCATAGTAATAAACATATCCGTATCTTGGACGGCTAGGATATTACCAAAAAGGATATGGAAAAGGTCAGTTGAACTTTTAGCGACACTAATCAAGATGATACCGAGGGCTAAGAAAGAAGAAAAGGTAATGCCGATGGCGGTATCGCTTTTGATAATCGAGTTTCCCTTGATGTAGGTAATGATGATAGCAGCTAGTAGTCCAAAGACAATGGCTCCGATAAAGAAGTCAAGGCCCAAGATAAAGGAGAGGGCTACACCTGGCAAGACAGCATGTGAAATGGCATCTCCCATGAGTGACATCCCGCGTAGGATGATGAAACATCCCACAGCTCCAGCTACGACCCCGATGACAATGGCTGTTATCAAGGCATTTTGTAGGAAATGGAATTTTTGTAATCCATCGATAAATTCTGCAATCATAGGTCACCTCCACTGAAAAAGAGTCGATTACCGTAAGCTTCTTTAAGATTGGCTTCGGTAAAGGTTTCTTTGGTTGGACCAAAGGCAATCACTTCTCGATTGACAAGCAAGACTTGATCGAAGTAGTGGGGAACCTTGCTGAGGTCGTGGTGGACGATGAGAACCGTCTTCCCAGCTTTTTTCAGATCTCTCAGCGTATTCATGATGATTTCCTCACTGACAGAGTCAATCCCAACAAAGGGTTCATCCAAGAGGATATAGTCAGCTTCCTGCACCAAACATCTGGCAATCAAGACCCGCTGGAACTGACCTCCAGATAGTTGACTGATTTGACGTTCAGCGTAGTCAGCTAGACCGACGATTTCAAGGGCCTCTTGCACTTTCTTCCAATGGTTTAGCATTTAAACTGCGAAAGAGAGGGATAGAGGGAAAGAGTCCTAGCGAGACACATTCCTTAACCTTGATGGGAAAGTTGTAGTCGATATTGATTTTTTGTTCGACATAAGCGATTCGATGTAAGGATTTTTTAACTTCCTTGTCATCGAGAAATGCCTGACCTTGATGTGGGATAATTCCCAGCATCCCTTTTAATAATGTTGATTTCCCAGCACCGTTTGGACCAATGATACCGGTAATTGTTGGTCCTTGGAGCACTAGTGAAATATCCTTAAGTGCCAACGTTTCTTTGTAGGAGACACTGAGGTTTTCGATACGTATCATACAGTTGTATTCCTCCTGCCTCTTAATATACATTAAAAAAAAAATTAAGTCAAGTTAATTTTTGAAAAAATTAAAATAATAACTGAAAAACAATAGAAAATATCAGTTCATTTTTAATTGCATTCCCAAGTAATTTTTGTTAAGCTAAAAGCAAGTACAAATGAAAGCGAGAACAAGATGACACGTTATCAAGACGATTTTTATGATGCAATCAATGGGGAATGGCAGAAAACAGCTGAAATCCCAGCAGATAAGTCTTAAACTGGAGGTTTTGTTGATTTAGACCAGGAAATTGAAGACCTGATGCTGGCGACAACAGACAAGTGGTTGGCAGGAGAAGAGGTGCCTGAGGATGCTATCTTGGCAAATTTTGTCAAGTACCATAGTATGGTCAGAGATTTCGATAAGCGAGAAGCAGATGGAATTGAACCAGTCCTTCCTTTATTGAAGGAATACCAGAATTTAGAAAGTTTTGCGGATTTCGCAAGTAAACTAGCAGCATTTGAATTAGCTGGTAAACCAAACTTCCTTCCATTTGGAGTATCACCAGACTTTATGGATGCCAGAATCAACGTTTTATGGGCCAGTGCTCCAAGCACAATCCTGCCAGATACGACCTACTATTCTGAAGACCATCCTCAGCGAGAGGAACTCTTGACTCTTTGGAAAGAAACTAGCGCAAATCTCCTCAAGGCTTATGATTTCTCTGATGAAGAAATTGAAGACTTGCTTGAGAAAAGACTAGAATTGGACCGTCGAATCGCGGTAGTAGTGCTCTCTAATGAAGAAAGTTCAGAGTATGCTAAACTTTACCATCCATATGATTACGAAGATTTCAAGAAATTTGCGCCTGCCCTACCTTTGGATGACTTCTTCCAAGATGTTCTTGGACAAGCACCAGACAAGGTTATCGTAGACGAGGAACGTTTCTGGCAAGCAGCAGAGCAATTCTATAGTGAAGAAGCTTGGCCTTTGCTCAAGGCAGGCTTGATCTTAGGTGTAGTCAATCTTTCAACGAGCTATTTGACAGATGAGATTCGTATCTTGTCAGGTGCCTACGGACGAGCTCTTTCAGGAGTTCCAGAGGCTCAAGACAAACGCAAGGCAGCTTACCACTTAGCTCAAGGACCATTCAAACAAGCCCTTGGTCTTTGGTATGCCCACGAAAAATTCTCTCCAGAAGCCAAGGCGGACGTAGAGAAAAAAGTGGCGACCATGATTGACGTTTATAAGGAACGTTTGGCTAAGAATGACTGGCTGACACCTGAAACACGAGAAAAAGCTATCGTCAAACTCAACGTTATCAAACCTTATATTGGTTACCCAAAAGAACTGCCAGCTCGCTATAAGGACAAGGTAGTAGACGAATCTGCTAGCCTCTTTGAGAATGCTCTAGCATTTGCGCGTGTAGAAATTAAGCACAGCTGGAGCAAGTGGAATCAGCCGGTTGACTACAAGGAGTGGGGAATGCCTGCTCATATGGTCAATGCCTACTACAATCCACAAAAGAACTTGATTGTCTTCCCAGCTGCTATCTTACAGGCACCATTCTATGACTTGCATCAGTCATCTTCTGCCAACTATGGTGGTATTGGTGCGGTTATTGCCCATGAAATTTCTCACGCCTTTGATACTAATGGTGCTTCCTTTGATGAAAATGGTAGCCTCAAGGACTGGTGGACAGAAAGCGACTATGCAGCCTTTAAAGAAAAAACACAGAAGGTTATCGACCAGTTTGATGGTCAAGAATCTTACGGTGCAAAAATCAATGGGAAATTAACTGTATCCGAAAACGTTGCGGACCTTGGAGGAATTGCTGCAGCGCTAGAAGCTGCTAAGAGAGAGCCAGACTTCTCAGCTGAAGAGTTCTTCCATAACTTTGCTCGTATCTGGCGTATGAAAGGGCGTCCAGAGTTGATGAAACTCATGGCTAGCGTCGACGTACACGCGCCAGCTAAACTTCGTGTCAATGTCCAAGTGCCAAACTTTGATGACTTCTTTACAACCTATGATGTCAAAGAAGGGGACGGAATGTGGCGTTCACCAGAAGACCGTGTGATTATTTGGTAATGCAAAAAATCTAGTCATCAGAAAAAAGGCATCCAATCAGGTGTGAAAACCTTGACTGGATGCCTTTTATAGTGGAAAGACTTGCTGGATAGTGTACTTAAAATGCGATAGACATTGTCATCATTTTACTAGAAAAAAGGATTAAAGGTCTTTTCATGGGCGATGGTCGTAGCTGGACCATGCCCTGGATAGACATCATAGTTTGGTAGGGTGAAGAGTTGGGTCTGGATACTATGGAGGAGTTGCTCCGTACTACCAGTTGGAAGGTCGGTTCGTCCAATAGTTTCACGGAATAGGGCATCTCCTGTCAAAACTAGGTGAGCACCAGGAAAGACGATAGAAACACCGCCGATAGAGTGCCCTGGTGTTGGCAAGACAGTGAAACGAAATTCCTCCAGTTGATATTCCTTATGAAAGACAAAGGTGTGTTCAGCAGGTTCTGCGATCACATCTGTCATATCATCATGACGAGGGAGACCAGAGAGGTTATCGATAGGAGTATAGAGCCAGCTAGCTTCGCTCTCTGCGATATAGACAGGAGGATTGCCAAAAGTTTCGCGAACTAAGTCCAGACTCATGATATGGTCATAATGGGCGTGGGTAAGGAGAATAGCGCAGATCGGTTTGTTGATGTTCTCTATTGTCTGACGAATAGCGTCCCAATCGCTACCAGGATCGACAACGATGAGGTGCTTTTCGCCTTCTAGGTAATAGGTGTTTTCATAGGCAACAGGATTCACGGTTTTATGGATTTTCATATTAGCTCCAATCTCAAAGAATGTACTAAGATAAGTATAGCACAGTTAGGAAGAATAAGCTGAAAAGCGAAATAGTTCTAGAAAGAAGAAGATGGTTTGGATAAAAAATAAGCCTCGAGTTAGTTCGAGGCTTAAACTGTTTTAATTACCAGCATAATATTTTTGGATTCCCTTGATAATCCCTTCAACTAGTTTATCTTGGTAGTCACTGCTGCGGATTTTTTGGTTTTCTTCTGGATTATCCATATATCCCATCTCCAGCAAAACAGCTGGTTTAGCTGTTTCACGGAGAACAGCAAAGGTTGCTTGCAAGAGCCCAGCATCCCTAGCTCCAGTTTCAGCTAGCAGTGAAGAATGGATATCAGCTGCGAGACGATTACTTTCACTCATCCGTTCAGGATTGTTGTGCCAATCCTTGTTAATCTTGCTAGGGAAACCAGGTTCATCCTTGTAAGAATAGGTCTGGATGCCAAGATTAACGGTTGTATTATTCCCTTTTGCATTGAAATGAAGGCTGATGAAAAAGTCAGCATTGGTCTTGTTGACCATACGAGAACGCTCGGTAATAAAATTAACGTCTATATCACTATCTCGAGAGGTGAGAACGGTATAGCCGAGTCCTTCTAGTCGTTTACGTAGCTTACGATAAACTTGTAGGTTCAATTCTTTTTCAGCTATGCCATAGTAATAAGCCCCGCGATCCTTACCACCGTGACCTGGATCAAGAAAGATAGTTTTAGAGTAATGTCCTTTTTGAAAACCTTGTGCTAATTCACGAACCCATTTTCCATTCCCTTGGAAGAGCTGGTTTTTACCATCAACTGCATAGGTTCCTGTGACATACACACCATCGTCCTTAAGATAGTACCAAGCTTGATAGTCTTGGTCGTAGATCCATTCCTTATGGGCCATGTAGCCACCAGATTTAAGGTAGTAGGAACCAATCCATTGTTTTTGGGCATAGCGTCCGCCAGATTTTAGGTAAAACCAACTAGAGTAGCTTTGGTCGTAGACCCATTCCCTATCTGCCATAGCACCACTGGATTTGAGGTAGTAATCGCCTTTCCAGACATTGGCCAACATTCTACCATAGCCATCAAAAGCATACCACTTGCCATTGATTTGGCTCCATTGGTTGGATAAATATTTACCTGAACCATTGATATAGTACCAATTGTTTCCCATTTGGTACCAGCTGTTTTCAAGCAAGTAGCCATGACTATCAAAGAAATAACCTTCATAGAGGGTATCTGTAAATTTGACCCCAGTTTGACTATAAAAAGTCCACTTGTTCCCCTCTTTTACCCAGCCAGTTTGTATAGGTTGATTGGGTTTGGTTTCTGTGGAAAGAGAAGGTTTGCTTTCTTGCTCACTTGAACTAGCTGTGCTCGACGAAGTTTCTGTACTAGCTTGAGAACTACTAGCAGAAGTATTTGTAGAACTGTTAGTAGAATGACTAGTGGAAGTATTTGTTGAGCTACTAGTTGAACTAGTCATAGGGTTAGTAGCGGAATGACTAGTATCATCAGCCAAAACGACTTGGTTTGTTAGTCCAAGAAAAGCCAAGGCTAAAAGTGTCAGTCTTTTGTGTGATTTCATGTTGTTTGCCTTTCTAGAAAAATGAAAATTCAGTAATCATCGTAAAAAAACTGTTTATATTACCATTATACACTAAAAATGTTAGAAAATTACCAAAATATCAAACCTTTTCTTATTTAAACAGAAGAAAAGATTTTTATTTCACTAACTTTTAGCGTAGACTATATTTCAAAAAAGTTAGATGAAAATCAGATAATTTTATTTTTTAAGTTTGAATCTTATTCTATCATCCATCCCAACAAATTGAATAGCTTCAGAATCCTCTTTTTCTAGTTTTCATATTCTTAAAAAAGTGATAAAATGGTAGGAAGAATTGGAGAGTAGAGATGCCAAAAGAAGTGAATTTAACAGGCGATGAAGTTGTCGCTTTAACACAGAAATATTTATCGGGAAGAAGATGTGGCTTTTGTCCATAAGGCCTTGGTTTACGCCGTTGAATGCCACAGTGGCCAGTATCGCAAATCAGGCGAGCCTTATATCATTCACCCTATCCAAGTGGCAGGTATTTTAGCCAAACTCAAGTTGGATGCTGTAACAGTAGCTTGTGGTTTCTTGCATGATGTGGTGGAAGATACT from Streptococcus mitis NCTC 12261 harbors:
- a CDS encoding ABC transporter permease, whose translation is MIKRKTYWKDLIQSFTGSKGRFLSILTLMMLGSLALVGLKVTSPNMEATANAYLTTAQTLDLAVMSNYGLDQADQEELEQIEGAEVEFGYLTDVTMDNGQDAIRLYSKPERISTFQLREGRLPQSDKEIALATHLQGQYSVGQEISFKEKEEGHSSLKDHTYTITGFVDSAEILSQRDMGYAASGSGTLTAYGVILPSQFDQKVYNIARLKYQDLAGLNAFSSAYEEKSKQHQEDLEQALSDNGKKRLQFLKKEGQESIDKGQETLDKAETNLQEAKRRLAAAQARLQAQESQLALLPQAQREQASAQLTQAKQELSKEEDKLKQAEQNLAQEKEKLEKHQQVLDDLAEPKYQVYNRQTMPGGQGYLMYSNASASIRAVGNIFPVVLYAVAAMVTFTTMTRFVDEERTHAGIFKALGYRSKDIIAKFLLYGLVAGTVGTALGSILGHYLLAGVISSVITKGMVVGKTQIQFYWTYSLLALVLSWLASVLPAYLVARRELHDEAAQLLLPKPPVKGAKILLERLSFIWRRLSFTHKVTARNIFRYKQRMLMTIFGVAGSVALLFAGLGIQSSVAGVPSKQFQQIQQYQMIVSENPSATNQDKVNLEEVLKGQDIKAYQKIYSKTLDKDFKGKAGLQTITLMMTDKEDLTPFIHLQDHQQELTLKDGVVITAKLAQLAGVKVGQSLEIEGKELKVTAITENYVGHFIYMSQASYEQIYGQLPQVNTYLVMLRDTSATSIERQAGLLMNQAAVSSVVQNASAIRLFDSVASSLNQTMTILVIVSVLLAIVILYNLTNINVAERIRELSTIKVLGFHNNEVTLYIYRETIVLSLVGIVLGLVSGFYLHQFLIQMISPATILFYPQVGWEVYVIPVAAVSIILTLLGFFVNHHLRKVDMLEALKSVE
- the tpx gene encoding thiol peroxidase; translation: MVTFLGNPVSFTGKQLQVGDKALDFSLTTTDLSKKSLADFDGKKKVLSVVPSIDTGICSTQTRRFNEELAGLDNTVVLTVSMDLPFAQKRWCGAEGIENAIMLSDYFDHSFGRDYALLINEWHLLARAVFVLDTDNTIRYVEYVDNINSEPNFEATIAAAKAL
- the psaA gene encoding metal ABC transporter substrate-binding lipoprotein/adhesin PsaA; its protein translation is MKKLGTLFVLFLSVIVLVACASGKKDAASGQKLKVVATNSIIADITKNIAGDKIDLHSIVPIGQDPHEYEPLPEDVKKTSEADLIFYNGINLETGGNAWFSKLVENAKKTENKDYFAVSEGVDVIYLEGKNEKGKEDPHAWLNLENGIIFAKNIAKQLSAKDPNNKEFYEKNLKEYTDKLDKLDKESKDKFNNIPAEKKLIVTSEGAFKYFSKAYGVPSAYIWEINTEEEGTPEQIKTLVEKLRQTKVPSLFVESSVDDRPMKTVSQDTNIPIYAQIFTDSIAEQGKEGDSYYNMMKYNLDKIAEGLAK
- a CDS encoding metal ABC transporter permease, whose product is MIAEFIDGLQKFHFLQNALITAIVIGVVAGAVGCFIILRGMSLMGDAISHAVLPGVALSFILGLDFFIGAIVFGLLAAIIITYIKGNSIIKSDTAIGITFSSFLALGIILISVAKSSTDLFHILFGNILAVQDTDMFITMGVGAVILLLIWIFFKQLLITSFDELLAKAMGMPVNFYHYLLMVLLTLVSVTAMQSVGTILIVAMLITPAATAYLYANSLKSMIFLSSTFGATASVLGLFIGYSLNLAAGSSIVLTAASFFLISFFISPKQRYLKLKNKHLLK
- a CDS encoding MBL fold metallo-hydrolase; its protein translation is MKIHKTVNPVAYENTYYLEGEKHLIVVDPGSDWDAIRQTIENINKPICAILLTHAHYDHIMSLDLVRETFGNPPVYIAESEASWLYTPIDNLSGLPRHDDMTDVIAEPAEHTFVFHKEYQLEEFRFTVLPTPGHSIGGVSIVFPGAHLVLTGDALFRETIGRTDLPTGSTEQLLHSIQTQLFTLPNYDVYPGHGPATTIAHEKTFNPFF
- a CDS encoding N-acetylmuramoyl-L-alanine amidase, with the translated sequence MKSHKRLTLLALAFLGLTNQVVLADDTSHSATNPMTSSTSSSTNTSTSHSTNSSTNTSASSSQASTETSSSTASSSEQESKPSLSTETKPNQPIQTGWVKEGNKWTFYSQTGVKFTDTLYEGYFFDSHGYLLENSWYQMGNNWYYINGSGKYLSNQWSQINGKWYAFDGYGRMLANVWKGDYYLKSSGAMADREWVYDQSYSSWFYLKSGGRYAQKQWIGSYYLKSGGYMAHKEWIYDQDYQAWYYLKDDGVYVTGTYAVDGKNQLFQGNGKWVRELAQGFQKGHYSKTIFLDPGHGGKDRGAYYYGIAEKELNLQVYRKLRKRLEGLGYTVLTSRDSDIDVNFITERSRMVNKTNADFFISLHFNAKGNNTTVNLGIQTYSYKDEPGFPSKINKDWHNNPERMSESNRLAADIHSSLLAETGARDAGLLQATFAVLRETAKPAVLLEMGYMDNPEENQKIRSSDYQDKLVEGIIKGIQKYYAGN